The Lonchura striata isolate bLonStr1 chromosome Z, bLonStr1.mat, whole genome shotgun sequence genome window below encodes:
- the CORO2A gene encoding coronin-2A: MSWHPQYRSSKFRHVYGKAASKEKCYNCVPITLNVHDNHFCAVNPSFIAVVTECVGGGAFLVIPIKQTGKLDPHYPKVCGHKGNVLDIKWNPFNDFVIASCSEDATVKIWDIPNQLLKRNITTPKKELLGHARRVSLIEWHPTADNILFSSGYDYKIMIWNLGVTGTVLSKPVKILDAHKDVVLSMSFNTDGSLLATACRDRKIRVIDPRAGTVLQEGSYKSHKANKVLFLGNMKMLFSTGTSRWNNRQIALWDQNDLSVPLLEEDLDGSSGLLFPIYDSDTCMLYVVGKGDGNIRYYEISPEKPYLNYLMEYHSPLPQKGIGMMPKRGLDVAACEIFRFYKLIPTKSLIEPISMIVPRQSESYQADIYPLTAAAQPTLTAEEWLTGINKEPVLESLRPGSEAVKSLPQFLEPEPFMKATNLSQQPEAQGKMSLEDKPKPREIENGRKRLKVEESLPENEQICLSDSFNIFERPPPKTENELLQMYYRQREEIRRLHELIIQKDVQIRQLELKLRNLCMDTGNY; the protein is encoded by the exons ATGTCGTGGCACCCACAGTACCGCAGCTCCAAGTTCCGCCATGTATATGGCAAAGCTGCCAGCAAGGAGAAGTGCTACAACTGTGTGCCCATCACCCTCAACGTCCACGACAACCACTTCTGCGCTGTGAACCCCAGCTTCATCGCGGTGGTGACCGAGTGCGTGGGCGGTGGCGCCTTCCTCGTCATTCCCATCAAGCAG acaggCAAGCTTGACCCACATTATCCCAAAGTATGTGGTCACAAAGGAAATGTTCTGGACATCAAGTGGAATCCATTCAATGACTTTGTAATAGCTTCATGTTCAGAAGATGCCACA GTTAAAATCTGGGACATCCCCAATCAGTTGCTAAAAAGAAACATTACCACTCCAAAGAAAGAACTTCTTGGGCATGCTCGAAGAGTCAGTCTGATTGAATGGCATCCCACAGCTGATAACATCCTCTTCAGCTCTGGCTATGACTACAAG ATAATGATCTGGAACCTTGGTGTCACGGGCACTGTTCTTTCAAAGCCAGTGAAGATTCTTGATGCCCACAAAGATGTCGTCCTCTCCATGTCATTCAACACAGATGGCAGTCTCCTTGCCACTGCTTGCAGGGACAGAAAGATACGTGTGATAGACCCTCGTGCTGGAACAGTCCTACAG GAAGGAAGCTACAAGTCTCACAAAGCCAATAAAGTGTTATTCCTTGGAAACatgaaaatgctgttttctaCTGGAACATCTCGGTGGAATAATAGGCAAATTGCATTATGGGATCAA AATGACCTTTCTGTGCCTTTACTGGAGGAGGATCTGGATGGCTCCTCGGGTCTGCTGTTTCCCATCTATGACTCTGACACATGCATGCTTTATGTGGTGGGAAAG GGTGATGGAAACATACGGTACTATGAGATAAGCCCTGAGAAACCATACCTGAACTACCTGATGGAATATCATTCTCCCTTACCACAGAAGGGAATTG GAATGATGCCAAAGAGAGGTCTTGATGTGGCAGCTTGTGAAATTTTCCGTTTCTACAAACTGATTCCAACCAAAAGTCTGATTGAGCCCATTTCCATGATTGTGCCTCGACAG TCTGAATCCTACCAGGCAGATATCTACCCCCTGACTGCAGCAGCCCAACCAACACTGACAGCAGAAGAATGGCTCACTGGGATTAACAAAG AGCCTGTCTTGGAATCCTTAAGACCAGGCTCTGAAGCTGTGAAGTCCCTACCACAGTTTCTTGAGCCAGAGCCCTTCATGAAAGCTACTAACCTGAGCCAGCAACCAGAGGCACAAGGAAAGATGTCACTGGAGGACAAGCCAAAGCCAAGAGAGATTGAAAATGGCAGAAAAAGGCTGAAAGTGGAGGAGAGTCTGCCAGAAAATGAGCAAATATGCCTCTCCGATAGCTTCAACATATTTGAACGTCCACCACCAAAAACTGAAAATGAG CTTTTGCAGATGTATTACCGGCAACGGGAAGAAATCCGTCGACTACATGAATTGATAATCCAGAAAGATGTCCAAATTAGACAACTGGAGCTGAAGCTCAGAAACCTCTGCATGGACACAGGCAATTACTGA